The window GTTGCCGACAGTGATGTTGCGGTTGCATGGGTACCAGGTGCTTATGAAATTCCACTAATCGCGAAGAAAATGGCGGCTTCCGGTAAGTACGATGCTGTCATTACACTAGGCACTGTCATCCGCGGTGCAACACCGCACTTCGATTATGTGTGCAATGAAGTAGCAAAAGGCGTTGCAGCCATCAATCTGCAAGAAGGCATTCCGGTCATCTTCGGTGTCCTGACGACAGATACAATTGAGCAAGCAATCGAACGCGCTGGAACGAAAGCAGGCAATAAAGGATGGGATGCAGGGAATGCTGCAATTGAGATGGCGAATTTGTTGAAACAGATGTAAGTTAGTTGCATGGTTCGATTATTGAAACTAAGAAAAATCAGCTCATTTATTTTGAGCTGATTTTTTTATACTTTGTTTTATAAAAATAGAATACATATAGGTGGAAATACAGAAACCCATTGAATTTGCTGGGGCTCTCAATAATGAGAGAGTTGTTATTCGGGCGTGGATTGTAGAACGCTGGCGCTTTGGGGATGCCTTTTGCCGTAAGCCTGGATTATCGCTTTGCATCCAGTCTGACGGCTTCGGCGACCCCTTTTCCGCGCCTGCGCTAGGGTGTTCATTATCGAGAGAAATGTAATTTTGAGATGTATATGCCGATTTTATAATGTTATTACTAGTTGATACTAATTATATTCCAGAAAGACGCACTCCAGGTTGTAGATTTCATCACAGCTAATGAAATGAGCTTTTTCAACTAGATCATCCAGCGAAGGCACGACTCCGTGGTAGCCGGAGCGAAAAGAACAAGAAGGTATACAGCTCAATCCCTCCTAAGTATTAGGACTTTTTCAGTAGCCTCTCAAAAGCCCTTGTAAAGCGCATACGCCATATTCATTTGTTCAACATCTATAGCTGGTTTTTTATTGTGAAAATAAATATAAACATTTATATATTTGTAAAACCCAGTTGTTGTGAAATAGCTAATGAAGTTTTCTTGATTTTTGAAATAAGCTCATCGTGAACACGTTCCATAGTAATTCGATTACTAGGACCCGAAATGCTAAAACTAGCAATTATATTTCCTTGATAATCTTTAATAGGGGCCGCAATACAACGTATACCTTCTTCATTTTCAATATTGTCTAAGGCATATCCTTGCAATGTGACCTTTTCAACTTCTTCTATTAGTGTTTCCTTTGTGATAATTGTTTTCGCGGTTTTCGCGATAAAGTCTGTATTACGTATAACCTCATCAAATTCTTCGGATTGCAATCCTGATAGTAAGATTTTCCCTACCCCAGTACAATACATTGGAGCCCTATTACCGACACGTGAAAACATCCGGATAGTTTGATTGCTTTCGATTTTATCGATATATAAAACCTCGCCAATATCCTCAATGCATAAATGAATTGTTTCATTTACATCGCTTGAAAGTTCTTCAAGATAGGGTTGGGCAATGCGCTTCACGCTGTCACTTTTTAAGACATTTCGGGATAAATAAACAACTTGATAACCAAGTTTATATTTATCGGTCTCAGGTACTTTTACTACATAATTCATATTATAAAGCGTCGATAGCAGTCGATGAATCGTACTTTTTGAAAGATTGACTTGTTCTGCTAAACGAGCAATTTGAATACCATCGGGGTACTCTGAGATGACATTTAATAAAGTTAATGCTCTTTCTACTGATTGAACATTTGACAAGATAACTCCTCCACATAAGGTTCAAGTATTTGAATGTATAAATAATGGTATAGCACCCTAATAGATTTGTAAATAGTCTTAAAATTTACTGTTGTGAAAAATTTAACCTCATGTTATCATTATTATGGAACCCCGTCCCACAATGTGGAACGGTTGATGGGGATAAAAATACTTACAGTAATAAAAATCATGAATGGAGTGTAATAAATTATGAAAACATTGTATGCACATCATCCGGAGGACGTAAAAAGTTATACAACTGAGAAATTGCGCGAACAATTTTTGATGGAATCTATTTTTGTGGAAGACGAAGTTCTTCTCACTTATAGCCATGTAGATCGCATTATTTATGGGGGAGCTATGCCAAAAGATAAAGCGCTTACATTAGATGCCGGAAAAGAACTGGCAGCCTCTTATTTCCTGGAAAGAAGAGAATTAGGAGTCATTAATATTGGTGGAAATGGATACCTCGTACTGGATGGTGAAAAGTATGAAGTAAATAACCGGGAAGGGATTTATGTAGGCAGAGGTGTAAAAGAAGTTGTTTTCCACTCAAATGATCCTGCAAAACCTGCGAAGTTTTACCTGAACTCATGCCCTGCACATAAACAGTATCCAATTGTAAAAGTAGACTTGGAAAAAGCGATTGCGAGGCCTTTAGGTGGAGAAGCATCCATGAATAAACGTACGATCCATCAATTTATCCATCCGGATGTCTTGGAAACTTGTCAGTTAAGTATGGGGATGACGATTCTTGAAGAAGGCAGTGGCTGGAACACGATGCCATGTCACACGCATGAAAGAAGAATGGAAGTTTACTTGTATT of the Sporosarcina sp. FSL K6-1508 genome contains:
- the ribH gene encoding 6,7-dimethyl-8-ribityllumazine synthase, which produces MSTIYEGHLVGTGLKVGIVVARFNEFITGKLLGGAEDALRRHGVADSDVAVAWVPGAYEIPLIAKKMAASGKYDAVITLGTVIRGATPHFDYVCNEVAKGVAAINLQEGIPVIFGVLTTDTIEQAIERAGTKAGNKGWDAGNAAIEMANLLKQM
- a CDS encoding IclR family transcriptional regulator, whose amino-acid sequence is MSNVQSVERALTLLNVISEYPDGIQIARLAEQVNLSKSTIHRLLSTLYNMNYVVKVPETDKYKLGYQVVYLSRNVLKSDSVKRIAQPYLEELSSDVNETIHLCIEDIGEVLYIDKIESNQTIRMFSRVGNRAPMYCTGVGKILLSGLQSEEFDEVIRNTDFIAKTAKTIITKETLIEEVEKVTLQGYALDNIENEEGIRCIAAPIKDYQGNIIASFSISGPSNRITMERVHDELISKIKKTSLAISQQLGFTNI
- the kduI gene encoding 5-dehydro-4-deoxy-D-glucuronate isomerase, whose protein sequence is MKTLYAHHPEDVKSYTTEKLREQFLMESIFVEDEVLLTYSHVDRIIYGGAMPKDKALTLDAGKELAASYFLERRELGVINIGGNGYLVLDGEKYEVNNREGIYVGRGVKEVVFHSNDPAKPAKFYLNSCPAHKQYPIVKVDLEKAIARPLGGEASMNKRTIHQFIHPDVLETCQLSMGMTILEEGSGWNTMPCHTHERRMEVYLYFDMEEDTRVFHLMGQPHETRHIVMKNEQAVLSPSWSIHSGIGTKNYTFIWGMCGENIDFDDMDFVEMKDLR